The nucleotide sequence GTTGTAGGAATAGTCAGGGCTTGAACTGATCGGGTTAAGTCATTGATCTCTGGGGATCCAATAGCAGCGTTCCATTCGAGGGGAACAGTAGGCAGAATGAGAGATAAGAAAATTGAACTGATGAGATATATTCTCTGCAAATGAAACAGCTTTTCTCTTTTAAGAAGAATATGATAGCATCCATAAAGAGCGCACAGACAGATTGATGCTTGAATGAAATAAGTTATCATTTTTTGTTTTCTTTCAATTTTTTAGACAGCTCTTCGAAAGTTTCTAAATCAAGGTCCTTGTTATTTAAGAAGTGAGATAACATATGCTCGAGTGATCCATCGAAGTAATTAGTTAGAAAATCTTTCATGAGAGATGTAGTGTATTTTCCCTTTGAGATTTTTGGAGAGTATTGGAATATGTTTCCATATTTCTCTCTGGTCACAAATCCTTTTTGTTCGAGAATTTTCAAAAATGTTCCCACGGTATTATAAGCCGGTTTGGGATCAGGCAGATGAGATATTATATCCCTAATAAAAATTTTTTTTTGCTGCCATATCACCTGCATTACTTGCTCTTCAGCCTTGGTTAATTTCATAGTATTACTATTTGAATAGTAAATATCCTAAAAAATTAGGAGTATTCCTAATTTTTTAGGATTTGAAAACAGAAGAATTATTAAACCTTATATGTAATCCTATTAAAAGTCTTAGTTAGGGGGTATTAGGGTGAGACCATTAGCACAAAAAAAAAGGGAATATTTAGATATTCCCTTTTTTCGTTTATGATGCAATCCATTTAAACTGAAATTGCTTTTCAGGAATTTGAACTCGTTCCGATAATCGTTGCAATCTATTGGGTAGTGCCATCAAATAGTCTCGAGCTTCCTCTGCTTTTTCATTGATCCCTTGGATATTCTCGATGTTCCATTCTTTTATCAGCGAGTTAAGTATATCAATGTAATCTTGTGTGGTATAAACCATGGTTCGCTGTGCTGCATCGGAAAAATGCTTGAATAGCTCGCTTATCTTGCCTCCAGACTCTCTTAAGAAATGCGCTGGCATCACGATCTTTTTCCTCATCATATCTTCAAAAGCGATCATAGCTTCACTAGGATCTATTTCGAAGATTCTTTTGATAAAGTTTTTGTAAGCGTTTGCATGGCGCGCCTCATCTGAAGCGATAATGCCGCACATTTTTGCCAAAAGAGCATTTCCGGCTTTTTTGGCCAAACTGGCTACTCTTCTATGAGATATATTGGTCGCTAGTTCTTGAAAACTCGTATAAATAAAGCTGCGATATGG is from Marinobacter alexandrii and encodes:
- a CDS encoding acyl-ACP desaturase, translating into MNLNNIRKEVMQTLEKSMDELLNKYLKPVEEIWQPSDILPDSNAPEFIEEIRDIQGHSAEMDYDLFAVLIGDTITEEALPTYESWLMDMDGVNQNNGSGWTQWVRGWTAEENRHGDLLSKYLYLSGRVNMREMEISTHHLLNDGFDIQTSKDPYRSFIYTSFQELATNISHRRVASLAKKAGNALLAKMCGIIASDEARHANAYKNFIKRIFEIDPSEAMIAFEDMMRKKIVMPAHFLRESGGKISELFKHFSDAAQRTMVYTTQDYIDILNSLIKEWNIENIQGINEKAEEARDYLMALPNRLQRLSERVQIPEKQFQFKWIAS
- a CDS encoding BlaI/MecI/CopY family transcriptional regulator, which encodes MKLTKAEEQVMQVIWQQKKIFIRDIISHLPDPKPAYNTVGTFLKILEQKGFVTREKYGNIFQYSPKISKGKYTTSLMKDFLTNYFDGSLEHMLSHFLNNKDLDLETFEELSKKLKENKK